The proteins below come from a single Parageobacillus thermoglucosidasius genomic window:
- a CDS encoding glycosyltransferase family 39 protein, which produces MKSIKRVDGWLLVIVLISIFLHFYNIGNAGSNVYYTAAAKSMTANWKAFFFAALDPEGFITVDKPPVALWFQALSVAIFGVSDWSVLLPEALAGVGSTLLIYFIVKPFAGKAAARWASLIFVCTPIFVAVARTNNIDAILIFTLLVAAWALMKAIWKQRLSWLLASFALVGLGFNMKMLQAYMVLPAFYLFYWLAGKGAWKQRLWHLTAATAVVLAVSLSYAVIADMMPKDKRPYIGSSQTNSVLELALGYNGIDRLTGAAGPGGKRGMRGDNEFQDRNGQMNHSADPSSHSSLSNPSESGLYSRPNLNGEWPVGEFRTGGGQPPGGMGGIGRGETGQPGVFRLFQQQLAGQISWLLPFVLFTAVGLFASIRRQRAITPLHRFLLFWFAWLVPMAVFFSVAGFYHRYYLSMMAPAIAVLVAVGSELLWQFYKEQNGFWRWLFPGALLMTFLFESYVVFQQRSSLSTIWPLLLVLYGLAVFCFLLAFRQQKKVVHYLKIASLLGLLVMPFYWSLTPLLYGGNSSIPYAGPDLKRPDAYGQRVFGGREERKVTSDLLAYLEKHYNGEKYLAATMRANTAAELMLKTDKAVMAMGGFLGTDPVLTTEQLAKMARNGEVKYFLISGFGRGGEGNSELIQWIETHCQEVPQAEWQTNAETVKSWDEQEDEMPPVERGIKLYEYKG; this is translated from the coding sequence ATGAAATCGATCAAACGGGTGGACGGCTGGCTGCTTGTGATTGTCCTTATCTCTATTTTTCTCCATTTCTACAATATCGGCAATGCAGGGTCAAACGTGTATTATACCGCGGCAGCGAAAAGCATGACGGCAAACTGGAAAGCGTTTTTCTTTGCCGCACTGGATCCGGAAGGGTTTATTACCGTTGACAAGCCGCCTGTCGCGTTATGGTTTCAAGCGTTAAGCGTGGCCATCTTTGGCGTGAGCGACTGGAGCGTCCTGCTTCCGGAAGCGCTCGCCGGTGTTGGTTCGACGCTGCTGATTTATTTTATTGTCAAGCCATTTGCCGGCAAGGCGGCCGCCAGATGGGCGAGCTTGATTTTCGTTTGTACTCCTATTTTTGTGGCGGTGGCGCGCACAAACAATATTGACGCGATTTTAATTTTCACGCTGCTGGTGGCGGCATGGGCGCTGATGAAAGCGATATGGAAGCAGCGGCTTTCATGGCTGCTTGCAAGCTTTGCGCTCGTGGGCTTGGGTTTTAATATGAAAATGCTGCAGGCATATATGGTGCTGCCAGCGTTTTATTTGTTCTATTGGCTGGCAGGAAAAGGGGCTTGGAAGCAGCGGCTTTGGCATTTAACGGCTGCTACTGCCGTCGTCTTGGCTGTTTCTCTTTCCTACGCGGTCATCGCCGATATGATGCCAAAAGATAAGCGCCCGTATATCGGCAGCAGCCAAACGAATTCGGTGCTTGAACTGGCGCTTGGCTACAACGGGATCGACCGTTTAACCGGAGCAGCGGGGCCAGGCGGAAAGCGGGGCATGCGCGGTGACAATGAATTTCAAGATCGGAATGGACAAATGAATCATTCCGCAGATCCATCTTCTCATTCATCGCTTTCAAATCCGTCAGAAAGTGGATTATATAGTCGGCCAAACTTAAACGGGGAATGGCCGGTGGGGGAATTCCGCACAGGCGGCGGGCAGCCTCCGGGCGGAATGGGAGGCATAGGAAGAGGAGAAACGGGACAACCTGGTGTGTTCCGCTTGTTTCAACAGCAATTAGCTGGGCAAATCAGCTGGCTTCTGCCGTTTGTGCTGTTTACCGCTGTTGGATTGTTCGCATCGATCCGCCGGCAGCGGGCGATCACGCCGCTTCACCGATTTCTGCTGTTTTGGTTCGCCTGGCTTGTTCCGATGGCCGTGTTTTTTAGCGTCGCCGGATTTTACCACCGCTATTATTTGAGCATGATGGCGCCGGCGATCGCGGTGCTGGTCGCGGTCGGAAGTGAGTTGTTGTGGCAGTTTTACAAAGAGCAGAACGGTTTTTGGCGCTGGCTCTTTCCTGGCGCGCTGCTGATGACGTTTTTGTTTGAATCATACGTTGTGTTTCAACAGCGTTCTTCCTTATCTACTATTTGGCCGCTGTTGCTTGTGCTCTATGGACTGGCCGTGTTTTGTTTTCTCCTTGCATTTCGCCAGCAAAAGAAGGTGGTGCACTATTTGAAAATAGCCAGCTTGTTGGGCCTTCTTGTCATGCCGTTTTATTGGTCACTCACCCCGCTTTTGTATGGCGGCAATAGCTCGATTCCGTATGCCGGACCGGATTTAAAGCGTCCGGACGCATACGGACAGCGCGTTTTCGGAGGCAGGGAAGAAAGGAAAGTGACTTCCGATTTGCTTGCGTATTTGGAAAAGCATTATAATGGCGAGAAATATTTAGCGGCAACGATGCGCGCCAATACGGCGGCTGAGCTGATGTTAAAAACGGATAAAGCAGTCATGGCGATGGGCGGATTTTTAGGGACAGACCCGGTGCTGACAACGGAGCAATTAGCGAAAATGGCGAGAAATGGCGAAGTGAAATATTTTCTGATTTCTGGATTTGGCAGAGGCGGCGAAGGCAACAGCGAACTGATCCAATGGATCGAAACACATTGTCAAGAAGTGCCGCAAGCGGAATGGCAAACGAATGCGGAAACAGTGAAAAGCTGGGATGAACAGGAGGATGAAATGCCGCCGGTGGAGCGCGGTATAAAGCTTTACGAATATAAAGGATAG